A region of Gracilinanus agilis isolate LMUSP501 chromosome 3, AgileGrace, whole genome shotgun sequence DNA encodes the following proteins:
- the LOC123241185 gene encoding olfactory receptor 52I1-like produces MEFECPQRGALGIPLIPTPPEGEQGVKVKKEEREEVSPVMGSLFNHTLLNTATFILLGVPGLEAAHLWLAVPLSAMYSIALLGNVIIVTVIWTDSALHEPMYHFLCVLAAVDIVMSTSVTPKILTIFWSGNGIIGFAACFTQMYIIHATTAVETGLLLAMAFDRYIAICKPLHYQTILTPRTMIGMGMGIIARAVTAMTPMTWMVVHLPYCASHEIPHSYCEHMAVAKLACADHMPSSLYSLIVSFIIVGTDVTFIATSYTLILRAVFRLPSRDARVKALSTCGSHVSVMVLYYLPAMVSIYMAWLGEDIVPLHTQVLLADFYLVIPPMLNPLIYGLKTKRIRERVWNALANSLPDHICQNSAKEKRPIRVFVMEHGKSTWGAQAQK; encoded by the exons ATGGAGTTTGAGTGTCCTCAGAGAGGAGCACTGGGCATTCCATTAATTCCCACCCCCCCAGAGGGAGAGCAAGGGGTCAAggtgaagaaagaggaaag GGAAGAAGTCTCCCCTGTGATGGGCTCTCTCTTCAACCACACATTACTGAACACAGCTACTTTCATCCTTCTGGGTGTCCCAGGGCTAGAGGCAGCCCACCTTTGGCTGGCAGTCCCTCTGAGTGCTATGTACTCCATAGCTTTATTAGGAAATGTTATCATTGTGACTGTGATCTGGACAGACAGTGCCCTACATGAGCCTATGTATCACTTCCTATGTGTCCTGGCTGCTGTGGACATTGTCATGTCAACCTCAGTGACCCCCAAGATATTGACTATTTTCTGGTCAGGCAATGGCATTATTGGCTTTGCTGCTTGTTTCACTCAGATGTACATCATCCATGCCACCACAGCTGTAGAAACAGGGTTGCTTCTAGCCATGGCCTTTGACCGTTATATAGCCATCTGTAAACCTCTGCACTACCAAACCATCCTCACACCACGGACCATGATAGGGATGGGCATGGGCATCATAGCAAGAGCTGTCACAGCTATGACTCCAATGACCTGGATGGTGGTCCACCTACCATATTGTGCCTCCCATGAGATCCCCCATTCCTATTGTGAACACATGGCTGTGGCCAAGTTGGCATGTGCTGACCACATGCCCAGCAGTCTTTACAGCTTGATTGTTTCCTTTATCATTGTGGGGACTGATGTGACTTTCATTGCTACCTCCTACACTCTGATCCTCCGTGCTGTGTTCCGTCTCCCCTCTAGAGATGCTCGGGTCAAAGCCCTCAGCACATGTGGTTCACATGTGAGTGTCATGGTCCTCTACTACTTACCAGCCATGGTGTCCATCTATATGGCTTGGTTAGGAGAGGACATTGTGCCCTTGCATACCCAGGTTCTGCTGGCTGATTTCTATCTAGTCATCCCTCCTATGCTAAATCCTCTTATTTATGGCCTGAAGACAAAGCGTATTCGAGAGCGAGTATGGAATGCCCTGGCCAATAGCCTTCCTGATCATATCTGCCAGAattcagcaaaagaaaaaagacctaTTCGAGTGTTTGTTATGGAACACGGTAAATCCACATGGGGAGCCCAGGCTCAGAAATGA